The Persephonella atlantica genome includes a window with the following:
- a CDS encoding NIL domain-containing protein has product MESIKLKLIYPEDKIKEPILSQVCKNFDVIINIRKANVTDTIGWLELELTGEENQIEQAIKFMESQGIEVSPLEGQVFTE; this is encoded by the coding sequence ATGGAATCTATAAAGCTAAAACTTATATACCCTGAAGACAAGATAAAAGAGCCTATCCTCAGTCAGGTATGCAAAAATTTTGATGTGATAATAAACATCAGAAAGGCAAACGTCACAGACACTATAGGCTGGTTAGAATTAGAGCTGACAGGTGAAGAAAATCAGATAGAACAGGCAATAAAGTTTATGGAATCTCAGGGGATAGAAGTTTCACCATTAGAAGGTCAGGTATTCACGGAGTAG
- the thrC gene encoding threonine synthase, whose amino-acid sequence MAKVKALRCKECGKEYPVEPIHVCEYCFGPLEIEYDYDEIKKNVSREKIEKGPKSLWRYIDLLPVENPTVGLSAGFTPLIKAEKLGRKLGLNNLYIKDDSVNHPTLSFKDRVVAVALSKAKEFGFDTAACASTGNLANSVAANAAAAGMNCYVFIPANLETNKIIGSLVFNPTVVAVEGNYDDVNRLSSEIANEFGWAFVNINVRPFYSEGSKTLAFEVAEQLGWKAPDAVVAPLASGSLYTKIWKGFNELKTVGLISDKPPRMYGAQASGCSPIYKAFKEGRDWIIPEKPDTIAKSIAIGNPADGPYAVKVGKESNGDMEIATNEEIIEGMKLLAETEGIFTETAGGTTIAVLKKFAEKGVFDPDEIVVAYITGNGYKTMEVLEGHLNKPVHIKPSLQEFKEKVIGIKVEN is encoded by the coding sequence TTGGCAAAAGTTAAAGCACTCAGATGCAAAGAATGCGGCAAAGAGTATCCTGTAGAACCTATTCATGTGTGTGAATATTGCTTTGGTCCCCTTGAGATAGAGTATGATTACGATGAGATAAAGAAGAACGTATCAAGGGAAAAGATTGAAAAAGGTCCCAAAAGCCTGTGGAGATACATTGACCTTCTTCCTGTAGAAAATCCTACCGTTGGACTGTCTGCCGGATTTACACCACTGATAAAGGCAGAGAAGCTTGGAAGAAAGTTAGGGCTGAACAACCTTTACATAAAAGATGACTCTGTTAACCACCCAACGCTGTCATTCAAAGACAGGGTTGTTGCTGTAGCCCTTTCAAAAGCCAAGGAGTTTGGATTTGACACTGCAGCCTGTGCATCAACAGGAAATTTAGCAAACTCTGTAGCAGCCAATGCAGCAGCTGCAGGAATGAACTGTTATGTTTTTATACCTGCAAATTTAGAAACAAACAAAATAATAGGCTCTCTTGTTTTTAATCCTACGGTTGTTGCCGTTGAAGGAAATTACGACGACGTGAACAGACTGTCTTCCGAGATAGCAAACGAGTTTGGATGGGCTTTTGTTAACATAAATGTGAGACCTTTCTACTCAGAAGGTTCAAAAACACTTGCATTTGAAGTGGCAGAGCAGCTTGGATGGAAAGCTCCAGACGCAGTTGTTGCTCCCCTTGCATCAGGCTCACTTTACACAAAAATATGGAAAGGCTTTAACGAGCTGAAAACAGTAGGACTGATATCAGATAAACCACCAAGAATGTATGGAGCTCAGGCCTCAGGATGTAGTCCCATTTATAAAGCATTCAAGGAAGGAAGAGACTGGATAATCCCAGAAAAACCAGACACAATTGCAAAATCTATTGCAATAGGAAACCCTGCAGATGGTCCCTATGCTGTAAAGGTTGGAAAAGAGAGCAACGGAGATATGGAAATCGCAACAAACGAGGAAATCATAGAAGGTATGAAACTCCTTGCAGAAACAGAAGGAATATTCACAGAAACAGCAGGTGGAACAACTATCGCCGTCCTGAAAAAGTTTGCTGAGAAAGGAGTCTTTGACCCAGATGAGATTGTTGTTGCTTACATTACAGGAAACGGATACAAAACAATGGAAGTGTTAGAGGGACATCTAAATAAACCTGTTCACATAAAACCTTCTCTGCAGGAGTTTAAAGAGAAGGTGATAGGTATAAAAGTAGAAAACTAA
- a CDS encoding Gfo/Idh/MocA family protein, which produces MKVGIVGTGNMGSKYIKKFEVLGYDAVLIDLDASKLSQYPERFNKYTQLDEALKKENITHLFIATDPKSHIPLALKGLERGINVMVEKPPAINPSQLEKAIEFAQKKNTVLSVSEIELKSSIVRNLNINSDVEDVHAYRLNLGRGYINPFYDLAWHDLYIMNYLFGDFRIKKVVDKGDIYDIYGETQNSEFFLQVAWSHKFLRREWEIITPQQSIKLNFAEDRIVYEDGTTVEKDGKDKLELMIKQFVENPSFESSYRALNILKEFSKFTA; this is translated from the coding sequence TTGAAAGTAGGTATAGTAGGAACAGGAAATATGGGCTCAAAATACATAAAAAAATTTGAGGTTTTAGGTTACGATGCAGTCCTTATAGACTTAGACGCCAGTAAACTATCCCAGTACCCAGAAAGATTCAACAAATATACACAGTTAGATGAAGCCTTAAAAAAAGAAAACATAACACATCTTTTTATTGCAACAGACCCTAAATCCCACATTCCCCTTGCACTTAAAGGACTGGAAAGGGGAATAAACGTTATGGTAGAAAAACCGCCTGCCATCAATCCATCACAGCTTGAAAAAGCTATAGAGTTCGCACAGAAAAAAAACACTGTCCTGTCTGTCTCAGAAATAGAGCTAAAATCCAGCATAGTGAGAAATCTGAACATAAATTCAGATGTTGAAGATGTCCACGCTTACAGACTGAATCTTGGAAGGGGGTACATAAATCCATTTTACGACCTTGCATGGCATGACCTGTACATCATGAACTACCTGTTTGGGGATTTTAGAATAAAAAAGGTTGTAGACAAAGGAGACATATATGACATCTACGGTGAAACACAAAACAGCGAGTTTTTTCTTCAGGTGGCATGGAGCCACAAATTTCTAAGGAGAGAATGGGAAATAATAACCCCTCAGCAGAGTATAAAGCTGAACTTTGCAGAAGACAGGATAGTATATGAAGATGGAACAACAGTAGAAAAAGACGGTAAAGACAAATTAGAACTTATGATAAAACAGTTTGTTGAAAATCCTTCATTTGAAAGCTCCTACAGAGCATTAAACATTCTAAAAGAGTTCAGTAAATTCACAGCATAA
- the dapA gene encoding 4-hydroxy-tetrahydrodipicolinate synthase, translating to MFKGSIVALITPFKNGSIDRKSLKNLIDFHVENGTDAIVVAGTTGESATLTFPEHEELINLAVEYADRRIPIIAGTGANATHEAIALTKSAEKAGADGSLQIVPYYNKPTQEGIYQHFKAICEETNIPLILYNIPSRTGTDMLPETFARLYADFPNVIGIKEATGNVARVSETINLTNSEVVILSGDDALTLPMMAVGAKGVISVANNLVPQDIAQMCRLALEGKFEEARKIHDRYWKLFKTLFIETNPIPVKTAAYLMGLIDDIEMRLPLYYMKPENEEKLKQVLKDYGLIQ from the coding sequence ATGTTTAAAGGCTCTATTGTTGCACTGATTACGCCATTTAAAAATGGCTCTATAGATAGGAAATCTTTAAAAAATCTTATAGATTTCCACGTAGAAAACGGAACAGATGCTATAGTTGTTGCAGGAACGACAGGAGAATCTGCAACCCTTACATTTCCTGAACACGAAGAACTGATAAATCTTGCTGTTGAATATGCCGACAGGAGAATTCCTATTATTGCAGGAACAGGAGCTAATGCAACCCACGAAGCTATAGCCCTGACAAAATCAGCAGAAAAGGCAGGAGCTGACGGTTCACTCCAGATTGTCCCTTACTACAACAAGCCTACGCAGGAAGGAATATACCAGCACTTTAAGGCAATATGCGAGGAGACAAACATTCCCCTTATTTTATACAACATTCCATCCAGAACAGGAACAGACATGCTACCTGAAACATTTGCAAGGCTTTATGCAGACTTTCCCAATGTAATAGGGATAAAGGAAGCCACAGGAAATGTTGCAAGGGTTTCAGAAACAATAAATCTGACAAACTCAGAAGTTGTTATCCTGTCAGGAGATGATGCCCTTACACTACCAATGATGGCAGTAGGAGCAAAAGGAGTTATATCTGTTGCAAACAACTTAGTACCGCAGGACATAGCCCAGATGTGCAGACTTGCACTGGAAGGAAAGTTTGAAGAAGCAAGAAAGATACACGACAGATACTGGAAACTGTTTAAAACCCTGTTTATTGAAACAAATCCTATACCTGTAAAAACAGCAGCATACCTTATGGGTCTGATAGACGACATAGAGATGAGACTTCCCCTTTACTACATGAAACCTGAAAACGAAGAAAAACTGAAACAGGTTCTAAAAGACTACGGGCTTATTCAGTAA
- a CDS encoding ubiquitin-like small modifier protein 1 encodes MAVTVRIPTALRRVTQGQGEVQVEAKTIGELIDALEKEFPGIKERLVEENGEIRKFVNFFVNDEDIRFLKGKDTELKDGDIVAIIPAIAGGTEA; translated from the coding sequence ATGGCAGTAACAGTTAGAATACCAACAGCTTTAAGAAGAGTTACACAGGGTCAGGGAGAAGTTCAGGTTGAAGCCAAAACTATTGGAGAGCTGATAGATGCATTAGAAAAGGAGTTTCCCGGCATAAAAGAAAGACTCGTTGAGGAAAACGGAGAGATAAGAAAGTTTGTTAACTTCTTTGTAAATGATGAAGACATCAGATTTTTAAAAGGAAAAGACACAGAGCTGAAAGATGGCGACATAGTTGCCATTATACCGGCCATAGCAGGGGGAACGGAGGCTTAA
- a CDS encoding cysteine desulfurase family protein has product MIYLDSAATTKVFPEVLDNLKKIHQEYYANPNSIHPDGQKSRRAIDEVRRFFSQIAGAQEEEIIFTSCATESNNTVIKGLYEAFPEKNHVIVSPIEHKSVLSPLRYLSKKGVKVDFLNVDKNGIVDIDEIRKKITPKTLFVGIIHVNNETGVIQDLEEIGKLCREKDVLFFSDVVQSFGKINVPFDYLDFFSVSGHKINAPKGVGLLKRKKEVSVVPLLHGGGQEFGLRSGTENTSGIVSLKIAAEKWLQIREGFLEKSRKLENMLTFRLKSEIPEIKVVSEGFKVPYITTVLFPGVDGHSMVIALGRRGIAVSSGSACSTGSPLPSHVLLSYGFSEKDALSGVRFSFGFDTTEEDVETAVKETVEVYKKLLSFSGFS; this is encoded by the coding sequence ATGATATACTTAGACAGTGCAGCTACGACTAAGGTTTTTCCTGAGGTTTTAGATAATCTGAAAAAGATTCATCAGGAATATTATGCCAATCCAAACTCTATACATCCAGATGGACAGAAAAGTAGAAGAGCTATAGACGAGGTTAGGAGATTTTTTTCACAGATAGCAGGTGCTCAGGAAGAGGAAATAATATTTACATCCTGTGCTACAGAGAGCAACAACACTGTAATAAAAGGGCTTTATGAGGCTTTTCCTGAAAAAAATCATGTTATTGTATCTCCTATTGAACATAAATCAGTTTTAAGTCCATTAAGATATCTATCAAAAAAGGGAGTTAAAGTAGACTTTCTGAATGTTGACAAAAATGGAATTGTTGACATTGATGAAATCAGGAAAAAAATAACACCAAAAACATTATTTGTTGGGATTATCCACGTTAATAACGAGACAGGGGTTATTCAGGACTTAGAAGAGATAGGTAAGCTGTGCAGGGAAAAAGATGTTCTGTTTTTCTCTGATGTTGTCCAGAGCTTTGGTAAGATAAACGTGCCTTTTGATTATTTAGACTTTTTCTCTGTTTCTGGTCATAAGATTAATGCTCCTAAAGGTGTAGGATTGCTGAAGCGAAAAAAGGAAGTTTCAGTTGTGCCTCTCCTTCACGGGGGAGGACAGGAGTTTGGTCTGAGGTCTGGGACAGAGAATACGTCAGGGATAGTATCTTTGAAGATTGCTGCTGAAAAATGGCTGCAGATAAGGGAAGGTTTTTTAGAAAAAAGCAGAAAGTTAGAAAATATGCTAACTTTCCGTTTAAAATCAGAAATTCCTGAAATAAAAGTGGTTTCAGAAGGTTTTAAGGTTCCTTATATAACTACAGTGCTGTTTCCCGGTGTAGATGGACACAGTATGGTTATAGCCCTTGGCAGGAGAGGGATTGCTGTTTCGTCAGGTTCTGCCTGTTCAACAGGCAGCCCATTGCCTTCCCATGTTTTGCTCTCTTACGGTTTTTCTGAAAAAGATGCCCTGTCTGGAGTGAGATTTTCTTTTGGTTTTGATACAACTGAGGAAGATGTTGAAACGGCAGTTAAAGAAACAGTAGAGGTTTACAAAAAACTCCTCTCCTTTAGCGGTTTTTCTTGA
- a CDS encoding DegT/DnrJ/EryC1/StrS family aminotransferase — protein sequence MIPIIKPVFGPEEEKTVLEIMKSGQITRGKWTLKFKEEFSSYTGVTFCHTVCSGTAALYIALKALGINNREDRVIVPSMSFMATIDAVILAGGTPVVVDIGEDYCISPEALEEAVEKYSPKVVIPVHLFGQTADMDRINQICREKDIYVLEDAAQAHGAEYRGKKAGNLGDMAAFSFYASKNVAMGEGGAILTNDVYLDEKISNWIEFGDHPALNLRITEFQAGIGYWQLKKLEETNEKRRKIAKLYNEEFKNLPGLILPQEFEGRKHVYHIYALRHPERDKIVEQLIQKGIGARVYYEYTLHQLRNAEHLDCSFGEQVSREIFAIPVHAALKNDEVSYIIETVKDIINNL from the coding sequence ATGATACCGATAATCAAACCTGTTTTTGGACCAGAAGAGGAAAAAACTGTTTTAGAAATTATGAAAAGTGGTCAGATAACAAGGGGAAAGTGGACATTAAAATTCAAAGAGGAGTTCAGCAGTTATACAGGGGTAACATTCTGCCATACTGTATGTAGCGGAACGGCAGCCCTCTACATAGCACTGAAAGCCCTTGGAATAAACAACAGAGAAGACAGGGTTATTGTTCCGTCAATGAGCTTTATGGCAACCATAGATGCTGTTATACTGGCAGGGGGAACGCCTGTTGTCGTTGACATAGGAGAAGACTACTGCATCTCTCCAGAGGCTCTTGAAGAAGCTGTAGAAAAATACAGCCCAAAGGTAGTAATACCTGTTCACCTATTTGGACAGACAGCAGATATGGACAGGATAAATCAGATATGCAGAGAAAAAGATATATACGTGTTAGAAGACGCAGCACAGGCTCACGGGGCAGAGTACAGAGGAAAAAAGGCAGGAAATTTAGGTGATATGGCAGCTTTTAGCTTTTATGCATCAAAAAATGTGGCAATGGGAGAAGGTGGAGCAATACTGACAAACGACGTTTACTTAGATGAAAAAATATCAAACTGGATAGAGTTTGGAGACCATCCTGCACTGAACCTGAGAATAACAGAATTTCAGGCAGGTATTGGTTACTGGCAGTTGAAAAAGTTAGAGGAGACAAATGAAAAGAGAAGAAAAATAGCAAAACTGTACAATGAAGAGTTTAAAAATCTTCCCGGTCTTATTCTTCCCCAGGAGTTTGAAGGGAGAAAACATGTTTACCACATATACGCCCTGAGACATCCTGAGAGGGACAAGATAGTGGAACAGCTAATCCAGAAAGGTATTGGTGCAAGGGTTTATTACGAATACACACTGCATCAGCTGAGAAATGCTGAGCATTTAGACTGCAGTTTTGGTGAGCAGGTAAGCAGAGAGATATTTGCTATTCCTGTTCATGCTGCTTTGAAAAATGATGAGGTGTCGTATATCATAGAGACAGTCAAAGATATTATCAATAATCTATAG
- the tsaB gene encoding tRNA (adenosine(37)-N6)-threonylcarbamoyltransferase complex dimerization subunit type 1 TsaB, translating into MILSIDTYSDVLGVSLIDGHNLVVRQSYQKLKPFSELLMSRIDEVFRQLGYDPSVLYAVVVDKGPGSYTGLRVGITVAKTLAYSLNIPVYSYSSLEAMAYRYRFCNSKITAVINAGKGECYLQEFTSDGKGIKPVSEIKLIKISHFKQMNLEGLVVVKNVDIHRENVIHLIEDLSVDGAFYSLKKESTEDLMRLEPVYVRPL; encoded by the coding sequence ATGATTTTATCAATAGATACATATTCTGATGTTTTGGGTGTTTCCCTTATTGATGGGCATAACTTGGTTGTCAGACAGTCTTACCAGAAGCTGAAGCCTTTTTCTGAACTGCTGATGAGCAGGATTGACGAGGTTTTCCGTCAATTAGGTTATGACCCTTCTGTTTTGTATGCTGTGGTAGTTGATAAGGGACCCGGCAGTTATACAGGTTTAAGGGTTGGTATCACAGTAGCAAAGACCCTTGCATACAGTCTAAACATTCCTGTTTATTCTTACAGCTCTCTTGAAGCAATGGCCTACAGATACAGATTTTGTAACAGTAAAATCACAGCAGTAATAAACGCAGGAAAGGGAGAGTGCTATCTGCAGGAGTTTACTTCTGATGGAAAAGGGATTAAACCTGTATCAGAGATAAAGCTGATAAAAATTTCCCATTTTAAACAGATGAATTTGGAAGGACTTGTTGTGGTTAAAAATGTAGATATACACAGGGAGAATGTTATTCATCTGATAGAAGACCTGTCTGTTGACGGGGCTTTTTATTCACTGAAAAAAGAAAGCACAGAAGACCTGATGAGATTAGAGCCTGTTTATGTCAGACCTTTATGA
- a CDS encoding flagellar biosynthesis anti-sigma factor FlgM, with protein MDKKKIKKILQEALQNLSDEELEKLEQYLQEEKRLRREKIEKLKQLIERGEYDIPPEKVAEKILEFIKKNR; from the coding sequence GTGGATAAAAAGAAGATAAAAAAAATCTTACAGGAAGCCTTACAAAATCTCAGTGATGAAGAGTTAGAAAAGTTGGAGCAATACCTTCAGGAGGAGAAGAGGTTGCGAAGGGAAAAGATAGAAAAGTTAAAACAGCTGATTGAAAGGGGAGAATACGACATCCCACCTGAAAAGGTAGCAGAAAAAATACTTGAGTTTATCAAGAAAAACCGCTAA
- the nusB gene encoding transcription antitermination factor NusB, with protein MAKSGRYRKKAREILFRTLYTYDLKGGDIFEILEEHIKDFREKLSTETLEYVYSTAKGILDSLDEIDKIIKENLKEWRLERLGYPERALLRLGVYELLFSEIPDKGRVFIDILDLAKCYINSEESLKFINGVLSSIYKKYQNVKA; from the coding sequence ATGGCAAAATCAGGTAGATACAGAAAAAAAGCAAGAGAGATACTGTTCAGAACACTTTACACATATGACCTGAAAGGTGGAGACATATTTGAGATATTAGAAGAACACATTAAAGACTTCAGAGAAAAACTGTCAACAGAAACGTTAGAATACGTATACTCAACAGCAAAAGGGATATTAGACAGTTTAGATGAGATAGACAAAATAATTAAAGAAAACCTGAAAGAGTGGAGATTAGAGAGATTAGGTTATCCTGAAAGAGCTCTTCTCAGACTTGGTGTTTACGAGCTGCTCTTTTCAGAAATACCTGACAAAGGCAGAGTTTTTATAGATATATTAGACCTTGCAAAATGCTACATAAACAGTGAAGAATCTCTGAAATTTATAAACGGCGTTCTCAGCAGCATCTACAAAAAATACCAGAACGTGAAAGCATGA
- a CDS encoding Ppx/GppA phosphatase family protein has protein sequence MGSRIAVVDIGTYSTRLLISAFQIKDSFEESIETIHDILSVGKITALGRRLKETGYLQEEAINDVLSTLKEYVLIAKEYHVERIIGFATAACREAKNGPELLEKIKQLGIDVKLITGEEEAYLSFLATAYGVRPEGDFVVIDQGGGSTEFVYGRKNNGYSMKDAVSFPFGIVSLTERFIKTDPPAKEQLSQMRDFIKEHLKQIKDYSSADQLIGLGGTITTLVALEKHIFPYSSFKVHRQTLSRESIKKWLEKLSQMTVEERKSIPVIEDKRAEAIISGIVIFDTALEFFGKDSITVSDWGLRHGAVIKHIMERFDG, from the coding sequence TTGGGTAGCCGTATAGCTGTTGTTGATATTGGAACATACTCAACAAGACTACTTATATCAGCTTTTCAGATTAAAGATAGCTTTGAAGAGAGTATAGAAACAATTCACGACATCCTGTCTGTAGGGAAAATTACAGCATTAGGAAGAAGGCTAAAAGAGACAGGATACCTTCAGGAAGAAGCGATAAACGATGTTCTGTCTACACTGAAAGAGTATGTTCTGATAGCAAAAGAGTATCACGTTGAAAGGATTATAGGATTTGCCACTGCAGCCTGTAGAGAAGCAAAAAATGGCCCAGAGCTGTTAGAGAAAATAAAACAGCTTGGAATAGACGTAAAACTGATAACAGGAGAGGAGGAAGCATATCTTTCTTTCCTTGCAACGGCATATGGAGTAAGACCTGAAGGAGATTTTGTAGTTATTGACCAGGGAGGCGGAAGCACAGAGTTTGTTTACGGAAGGAAAAATAACGGTTACTCTATGAAAGATGCTGTTTCCTTTCCATTTGGAATTGTTTCACTGACAGAGAGATTTATAAAAACAGACCCCCCAGCAAAAGAGCAGCTATCACAGATGAGGGATTTTATAAAAGAGCATCTAAAACAGATAAAAGATTACTCCTCTGCCGATCAGCTTATTGGTCTTGGGGGAACTATCACAACCCTTGTAGCTCTGGAAAAACATATATTTCCATACAGCTCCTTCAAAGTCCACAGGCAGACTCTCAGCAGAGAAAGCATCAAAAAATGGTTAGAAAAGCTGTCCCAGATGACAGTTGAGGAGAGAAAGTCTATACCTGTCATTGAGGACAAAAGGGCAGAAGCAATAATATCCGGTATTGTTATATTTGATACAGCTTTAGAGTTTTTTGGTAAAGACAGCATAACTGTAAGTGACTGGGGTCTCAGACACGGAGCAGTAATAAAACATATTATGGAGAGATTTGATGGTTGA
- the ribH gene encoding 6,7-dimethyl-8-ribityllumazine synthase, which produces MRQIEGQLNAEGLKFAIVVGRFNSLITEKLLEGAIDCILRHGGSEENITVIRVPGSFEIPLTAKKAAKSGKYDAVICLGAVIRGATPHFDYVASEVTKGIALVTLETEIPVAYGILTTDTIEQAVERAGTKMGNKGFDAALTAIEMVNLLKGMH; this is translated from the coding sequence ATGAGACAGATAGAAGGACAGCTTAATGCAGAAGGGTTAAAGTTTGCCATTGTTGTAGGCAGGTTCAATAGCCTTATAACAGAAAAGCTGTTGGAAGGTGCTATCGACTGCATACTGAGACACGGAGGGTCGGAAGAGAACATAACAGTTATAAGAGTTCCTGGCTCTTTTGAGATACCTCTGACAGCAAAAAAGGCAGCAAAATCTGGCAAATACGACGCAGTTATCTGTCTTGGCGCTGTTATCAGAGGTGCAACACCCCATTTTGATTACGTAGCATCAGAAGTTACAAAAGGTATTGCACTTGTCACACTTGAAACAGAAATCCCGGTGGCATATGGTATATTAACCACAGATACTATAGAGCAGGCAGTGGAAAGGGCAGGAACAAAGATGGGAAATAAAGGATTTGATGCTGCTCTGACAGCAATAGAGATGGTAAATCTTTTGAAAGGAATGCATTAG
- the yajC gene encoding preprotein translocase subunit YajC, giving the protein MQGTDPMSSIIGAVLWMVILIAIFYFLLYRPQQQQRKKHQEFINSLKKGDKVVTSGGIIGEIKAIDEKTVTLKVSEGTMIKVLKTAVSAPFEEVEKKD; this is encoded by the coding sequence ATGCAAGGCACAGACCCGATGAGCAGTATTATAGGTGCTGTTCTGTGGATGGTCATACTGATAGCCATTTTTTATTTTCTGCTATACAGACCACAGCAGCAGCAGAGAAAGAAACATCAGGAGTTTATAAACTCCCTGAAAAAAGGGGATAAGGTTGTTACCTCTGGAGGAATAATAGGAGAGATAAAGGCTATTGATGAGAAAACTGTTACCCTTAAAGTGTCAGAAGGAACAATGATAAAGGTTTTAAAAACGGCAGTCTCTGCTCCATTTGAGGAAGTAGAGAAAAAAGATTAA
- a CDS encoding metallophosphoesterase family protein codes for MRIAVLSDIHGNIHALEAVEKDIKENSIDRIFCLGDIINFGAHPKETLDWTRENCDIVIKGEHDIFVADPDEVFLSNPFAIKAADWTYDQLSEEDFDYIRSLENFYEERNFILTHDEPSIPGTYHFLTSLRDAKETFTCFENRFCFYGHTHLQIVFVKKNKEVFSEKSEKYHFSEEEQFLISAGSVGQPRDKDPRAGYVIVDTEERYIQLRRVKYNVEKAARDIINAGLPEVFANILKMKKD; via the coding sequence ATGAGAATAGCAGTTCTATCGGACATACACGGAAACATTCACGCATTAGAAGCAGTTGAAAAAGACATAAAGGAAAACAGTATTGACAGAATTTTCTGTCTTGGAGATATAATAAACTTTGGGGCACATCCAAAGGAAACGTTAGACTGGACACGGGAAAACTGTGATATTGTGATAAAAGGAGAACACGACATATTCGTTGCAGACCCTGACGAAGTGTTCCTCTCTAATCCCTTTGCCATAAAAGCAGCTGACTGGACTTACGACCAGCTTTCAGAAGAGGATTTTGATTACATCCGCTCTTTAGAAAACTTTTATGAAGAAAGGAATTTTATCCTTACACACGACGAGCCTTCCATTCCGGGGACGTACCACTTTTTAACTTCTCTGAGAGACGCAAAAGAAACATTTACCTGCTTTGAAAACAGATTCTGTTTTTATGGACATACACACCTTCAGATAGTCTTTGTAAAAAAGAATAAAGAGGTTTTCAGTGAAAAGTCAGAAAAGTATCACTTTTCAGAGGAAGAGCAGTTCCTTATATCAGCAGGCAGTGTGGGACAGCCAAGGGATAAAGACCCAAGGGCTGGATACGTTATCGTTGATACAGAAGAGAGATATATACAGCTCAGAAGAGTTAAATACAACGTGGAAAAGGCAGCCCGGGACATAATCAATGCTGGACTGCCTGAGGTTTTTGCAAACATACTGAAGATGAAAAAGGATTAA